GGCCCCTGCCTCGAGGGAGGAACCTATGCGAATACTGACCATCATGCTCATGCTCTGCCTGAGCGCTGGAGGAGTCATGGCTGCGGAATACAAGAGCGCTGTCTTTGCCGGCGGGTGTTTCTGGTGCCTCGAAGGCCCTTTTGACGGATTGCCTGGTGTCATTGAAACCGAGTCCGGCTATACGGGCGGGACCGTGCAGAACCCTACATACGAGCAGGTGTCTGCGGGAACCACGGGGCATATGGAGGCCATGCGCGTGGTCTACGACCCCGCCAAAGTCACCTTTGAAAAGCTGCTGTCCGTGTTCTGGCGCAACATCGATCCCACTGACGGCGGCGGTCAGTTCTGTGACCGCGGTCCGCAGTACCGCTCGGCGATTTTTTTCGCCGACGCCGGGGAGGAGGCCGAGGCGCGCAGGCAAAAGGCGCAGCTGGAAAAGGAAAAAGGGATGCGCATCGCCACGGAGATTCTGCCCCGGGCAGAATTCTACCCCGCCGAGGAATATCATCAGGATTATTACACGAAGAATCCCCTGCGGTACCATTTCTACCGGCAGGGCTGCGGCCGTGACCAGCGCCTCCGGCAGATCTGGGGCGCGGAAGCCGGGGGCAAGGGATGACGCTTCCGGTGCGAGAAAATGAAAGGGCCCGGTTTCCGCAACGAGCGGAAGCCGGGCCGACCTATATATAATGATGTGAGTTGGGGTTCTTGTCCCCTCAATGCTTCGAGGAGGGCGCATTGTCCCTCCCGTGTCATCGCGAGGCGCCTTCGCCGTGGCGATCCCTGCCTCGTCCGCCTTTACCCATCGGAATATCTGGATTGCTTCGTCGAAGACTCCTCGCAATGACTGGCTTTCGCAACGATCCATCCTGGTTGAGCGGGTCCAGGGTCGACCTTTCGCGA
This genomic interval from Desulfomicrobium escambiense DSM 10707 contains the following:
- the msrA gene encoding peptide-methionine (S)-S-oxide reductase MsrA: MRILTIMLMLCLSAGGVMAAEYKSAVFAGGCFWCLEGPFDGLPGVIETESGYTGGTVQNPTYEQVSAGTTGHMEAMRVVYDPAKVTFEKLLSVFWRNIDPTDGGGQFCDRGPQYRSAIFFADAGEEAEARRQKAQLEKEKGMRIATEILPRAEFYPAEEYHQDYYTKNPLRYHFYRQGCGRDQRLRQIWGAEAGGKG